The Pochonia chlamydosporia 170 chromosome 3, whole genome shotgun sequence genome contains the following window.
gaacattgaacagtTATCCTCAGGGCAAATGCCGATATGGTGAAATCAAAGATGCATTTCTCGGCCGCTCTGACGTGTAATCTGCGAGATGTGAATGGCGCTGCCGAGCCTCGTTATCAAAGGGACTGTTGTCGTCATGCAAGAGGCACACACCCCATCCTAAGATTTGGTCTCgtccaaccagacaggaaCCATGCAACGTGGAATGTGAAGCGagagaaggaaaaaaaaaaaaaaattagaACAAATCTTGTGAGGCTCGTCAGaaagcagaaaaaaaaaaagctggGGCATGGCGAGTCTTCGGAAATCTCAGCCCAGCaaaagaaagggaaaaaaaaaaaggaaaaatTATGCCGCAGCAAGCAAAACCCGCTGTATAAGCGGATCAGGTACCATCCGTAATCCATCCAGCACAGAGTTGACATAATAGTAAACAATCGAGTCACAGGGCATATCGTCTCCGTCATGACTGCCAGTTAGCACATAACTGCCCAGACTATGGGGTCAAAAGATGCTGGGCCCCCTGGTTTGACTCCATCTGGTTGAGTCGTACCATTTTGAGGAAatcaggtctggtctagtTGTGTACGCGGACACTTCTTGGCCATTACTTTCCGTCCCGTGGAGCTGGTAACTTGACATGTACAATTCTTTCCTCGTCTCCATTTGATGGTTGTCGGAGAGCACAGTTGGGGTAAGTTGTAAGGCCAGAAAGTGCGTCGTAGGTCCGGGTCAACTTACATGACAAGTGCGAGCCCCATGTCAGATAATCGCCGTAGAGTGTCTCATGATCATCTCAACGCAGATAAGTTGGAAGATTGGCGCAATACGCAATGCACCCATCTTCAAGTCCGCAGTTTCGGGGCGGAGTTCAGACGGGACAAGGACTTGACCTGGGCCAGGACCTTGAGGTCTTGGGGGATTGGAGGAAACAAGGCACTATTGGCCGCTGAGATACAGGCTGGGAACCTGGGAAGATACCTGGAGAGAGGGCCAGCGCAGGGCTCtggtggttcaatgttggtcgATGACCatgtaccagaccagacggcatgTGGTCGATGAGCCAAGGGTCAACTGGCCGTTGCAGTCATGGTAATGGGAGAGGATTGACAGAAAGGAACCTGGACATTGAAAAATCGAGACAGACTTGGCCAGACATGAGGCCAGACAAGAAAGACCaagggaacattgaaaattCACAACAGAGGAAGGACCCACCCACCAGCTGTTGCATGTGCACTATGCACCGCAAAGACTGGGCCCCCTGTCCGTCTCTCGCCATTTCGGACATAAACACGTCGCCGACATGCTGCGTACTCCGTTCATGATCCATCttcaccagacttcattCCTAGCGACACCCCCCTATCCGTGGTACTTGGCTTGGGTACGTACCAAGCTTGGCTGAGCTTGCCTGGCTTGTCGCCAGTAAAGTCAAGTCCTGCAGcgcaacgcaacgcaacgcaGCGAAACGAGACGCAGACgcaagcttggctggcttggatGGGCTGGGCCCCCCAGAAAGGCGCAAACGCAACCGGCGTCCACGTCCACTCCAGCATCGGATTCATTTTCCCTTAAAAAGCCATCCCTGGCGATTATGTGAGACCGAGTCTTGCCCCGGAATCATAAATCACGGATTTTACCTTCTGCCCTACCTACTACTTTTGCTCATTAATCAGCCCAAGCCCCCTCTTCTACCTTTCGAGTCATTTGGCCAAGCATCACACCGTTTTCTCCCATAATCGGAGTTTCCCCATATATGTCCTTTGCATACATATAGTCTGTTGTTATATAACCTGCCTGGTGGCACAACCCCCCGTCTCCCACCCTCCGTTTCTTTGCTTGACCTTTGTTACAAGACGTTTCCGATATATACCAGATCGTTCTCGTCTAATCTCTTTGACGAGTCCCGTTCCAGTACAACTCTTGATACCAATTCCCCATTGCATACACGCAACCCATCATAAACATCACAACTCACCACAATCATGGGAGTACACAGCTTACCCTCGCCTCCAGCGGAGGAGAGTAAGTCGGGGGCTTCTAGAAAAAACACCTCTGGTTCAAAGTCTGGGAAGTCTACAAGTCGTGTTTCCAAGCGGGCTAGTGCTAGCGCCGCTGCTGttcaccaccacgaccacgtCGCTCATGCAGCTGGCATGGACGGTCGACATAAGCGAGTATGGAAGGCTTGCGAAAGATGTAGaatgaagaagacaaagGTACGGCGGACTGTGTTTTAGCATGATGCTTGAGTTTTTGCGTAGATTTTGTGAGAATTGACGTGGCCGAGCCGTATCTAACATGACGTTTACAGTGTGATGGCGAGTTCCCTTGCAAGAGATGTAAGGACGACGGCCTTGTTTGCACTGCCGGTGTGCGAAAGAAGGTAGAATACAAGCAGCTGCCGCGAGGGTATGTATGACTCAACTATAATCACAGCCATGGGCTTGCTGACATGAATTCCCCAGATATGCTGAAGTCCTTGAAAACACCCAATTCGCTCTCATCGCTACTGTTCACAAGCTGTACAACATGGTCCGCAACGGACAATCTTGGGAGCTTGGTGAGCCCGACCTCAACGACCGTGGCCTCCCAGTCATCCACGACATCGCCCAAAAGCTCGGTTGCATCCGACCCAACAGCGACATTGACCTCCCCGTCCACTCAGTCTTCCCCGAGGATGAAGCCGGCATGACGGAGCTCGCCCACCAGCTAGAAGAGCAGCAGAGCAAGGATGGCGACAGCCAACGGGACAGCAAAGACACCGATTCCTCCAACTACCAACGAAACGAGCGGGCTTCATCCTCTGAATTCGACCCGTCCGACTTTGAAGACTACCGCAAACGCGCCTTCGGccccagcagcaacggcaTGACTCTATCACCGAGCTTCTCCTCCAGCACCGAATTTGATTTCAGTCCTACCGTTACCGAGATGGACCCCAATGTCATGTTTGCTTCTCACACGCAGTCAATGCCTAACTTCTCTACGTGGTCAATGCCCAAGTCTCAGACAAGCGGACTGGCGATGCACTTTTTGCAGAATGCCGAAGCCCTGCAAGGTATGAGCCTCATGGGTCAGAACATGGTTGAATCGGAATTCGCCATCAAGCCGGATATCCTGTCGTGTCCCAATCCAGATgtcatgatgggcatgagCGACCCCATGATTTACGGCGGCTTTGACAGCGAGTCGATGAGACTCTAGATGTACAAGACACTAATGAATCTATTCTGTTCTGTATATGGATTACGAATCTCCTCACTCTGTGTGTGAGCTGGATGGGTAATAAGTTATTTACTATCGATGGGCTGGTTCCAAGGGCATCATACAGCCCGTGTACATGATGAGAGCACGACAGCGGACCCTGGGACGGGCTGTGAAAGAGGAGGAGATTTGGTACCGGGACCCGGCGTTTTACACTCTGGTGGCGGCTTTTTTGCTATTGTTTACGTCTTATCTTCATGTTCAGCATTCTATGGTTTGGCGTTGGTTCAAAATCTGACCAGGTTAGTAGAGGTTTATAGAGACGGGGCAGGCTTCATACGCCCAAGTCATTTTTTCTTGCGGGAGCAACATGAAACATAATTTCCACAAACTCAAGCTGGTAACAATGGCTCCCAGTCGATTTCAGCCTACTGAATCGTCAAGGAGTTTCTAATTCACCAATTTGCTTTGCTTATATCTATGATTCGTGCATTCTGTGAATTGTACGAGCACTGAGAGGGATACCCTGATGACCATCCCGAATAGCGCCCTCACTCTGCATCACCTAATTCAGCCTCAATTAACCCCGCCgagccaaaaaaaaacatTGCAATTTCACCTTAATTATACCAATATGCACCAATATGAGCTTCAAAATCTCTAGCTCTAGGGGCGTCTGTCGCGCCTAGGGCCCAGCCTGAAGACGAGCCTGCGCATCACTAATCATAGTGTCAGGCGGTGAGTCATGACTTCTAATTCCCAGCCTCAACTCCGGAAATTGGCTTCAAAACAACATCCACAAAGCCAATTCAGGCGGTCAAATTGCCTTGTTCAGCGGACGAGAATGGTGGTGAAAGTGATGGCATTTCCCGATGGTGTACTCGGCCCCCGCTGACGACCTCGTGGGTCGGGGCTGGTGTAACTTTCAATGTCGACGCGGAGCTGCCAccagcaaagtcaagtcgGGTATGCAACAAGTCACGGGATCACAAATGGCCACCAAAAGTATCTCCGTCACGGTAttcacac
Protein-coding sequences here:
- a CDS encoding C6 transcription factor (similar to Metarhizium robertsii ARSEF 23 XP_007823588.2), producing the protein MGVHSLPSPPAEESKSGASRKNTSGSKSGKSTSRVSKRASASAAAVHHHDHVAHAAGMDGRHKRVWKACERCRMKKTKCDGEFPCKRCKDDGLVCTAGVRKKVEYKQLPRGYAEVLENTQFALIATVHKLYNMVRNGQSWELGEPDLNDRGLPVIHDIAQKLGCIRPNSDIDLPVHSVFPEDEAGMTELAHQLEEQQSKDGDSQRDSKDTDSSNYQRNERASSSEFDPSDFEDYRKRAFGPSSNGMTLSPSFSSSTEFDFSPTVTEMDPNVMFASHTQSMPNFSTWSMPKSQTSGLAMHFLQNAEALQGMSLMGQNMVESEFAIKPDILSCPNPDVMMGMSDPMIYGGFDSESMRL